In the genome of Amaranthus tricolor cultivar Red isolate AtriRed21 chromosome 15, ASM2621246v1, whole genome shotgun sequence, one region contains:
- the LOC130800637 gene encoding protein MIZU-KUSSEI 1-like, with the protein MPEPLRQSPASPQWSPPPQPGSITAANTSSLSPTPSKSNRVLRRVRSVFNSFPNVTPVCRIPILIRLNDGHTHGGTRITGTLFGYRKARVNLAIQDNPRCLPMLLLELAIPTGKLLQDMGLGIVRIALESEKHPSHKTKLIEEPIWTMYCNGRKTGYGIKREPTDDDLTVIQMLQAVSMGAGVLPTTDGIETSSPDGELTYMRASFQRVVGSKDSETYYMMNPDRSSGPELSIFFVRV; encoded by the coding sequence ATGCCCGAACCCCTTCGACAGTCTCCGGCCTCACCTCAATGGTCTCCACCACCTCAGCCGGGATCAATAACAGCAGCAAACACCAGCTCATTATCCCCAACACCTTCCAAATCCAATCGAGTCCTACGAAGGGTACGTTCTGTTTTCAACTCATTCCCTAATGTAACCCCTGTGTGCAGGATACCGATCTTGATCAGGCTCAACGACGGACATACCCATGGTGGGACCCGGATAACTGGCACGCTCTTTGGCTATCGAAAAGCGAGGGTAAACTTAGCAATCCAAGACAATCCTAGGTGCCTTCCCATGTTATTGCTAGAACTAGCCATACCCACAGGGAAGCTATTGCAAGATATGGGGTTGGGTATTGTGAGGATTGCCCTAGAGTCTGAGAAGCACCCTTCACATAAAACTAAGCTGATTGAAGAACCCATTTGGACAATGTATTGTAATGGAAGGAAAACTGGTTATGGAATTAAAAGGGAACCAACTGATGATGACTTAACTGTGATACAAATGTTGCAAGCTGTGTCAATGGGTGCTGGTGTTCTGCCTACTACTGATGGGATTGAGACGTCTAGTCCAGATGGTGAGCTGACCTACATGCGTGCCTCGTTTCAGCGGGTTGTTGGATCGAAGGATTCGGAGACTTACTATATGATGAACCCTGATAGAAGTAGTGGCCCTGAATTAAGCATTTTCTTTGTTAGGGTTTAG